From Pseudorasbora parva isolate DD20220531a chromosome 25, ASM2467924v1, whole genome shotgun sequence, one genomic window encodes:
- the LOC137065044 gene encoding coronin-2B-like: MKIERKYVRGQSQAKRLQPVEELFLHVFNRSMGSGRSHSQRSARAFMETERCGANFPSLVLQQRSILGSFGAPKEQVFMTKVKMSWHSTYRSSKFRHVYGQAGSREQCYEGISITHSVHDNHFCAVNPKFLAVVTESAGGGAFVVIPLHKPGRIDPHHPKVCGHQGGVMDIKWSPFMDNIIASSSEDCTVRNNQLTMMI, translated from the exons atgaaaattgagcggaagtacgtaagagggcagagccaggctaaaagactacagccagtagaggagctttttctgcatgttttcaaccggTCCATGGGGAgtgggagatcgcactcacagcgcTCGGCTCgggcattcatggaaacggagcgatgcggagcaaa CTTCCCTTCATTAGTTCTGCAGCAGAGGAGCATTCTGGGATCATTTGGCGCTCCAAAGGAGCAAGTCTTCATGACCAAAGTTAAG ATGTCGTGGCACTCCACGTACAGAAGCTCAAAGTTTCGGCATGTTTACGGACAGGCGGGAAGCAGGGAGCAGTGTTACGAGGGAATTTCCATCACCCACAGCGTCCATGACAACCACTTCTGTGCCGTTAACCCCAAATTCCTCGCCGTGGTCACAGAGAGCGCAGGGGGAGGAGCTTTCGTCGTTATCCCACTTCATAAG CCAGGACGAATAGACCCTCATCACCCAAAGGTGTGTGGCCACCAGGGCGGCGTGATGGACATCAAATGGAGTCCGTTCATGGACAACATCATTGCGTCCAGCTCGGAGGACTGTACGGTGAGAAATAACCAGTTAACCATGATGATATAA